In one Pseudomonas sp. Bout1 genomic region, the following are encoded:
- a CDS encoding flagellar protein FlaG has product MDMSVKLNLSYPAPAQQNATAPVAVDAQKPKVDALAKADDPQQPSSHTDLKQAVKDISEFIQAAQRKLDFSIDDSTHQVVVKVIATESGEVIRQIPSEVALKLAQSLHDASSVLFDAKV; this is encoded by the coding sequence ATGGACATGAGCGTCAAGTTGAACCTGTCTTATCCAGCACCGGCGCAGCAGAATGCGACCGCTCCAGTAGCCGTCGATGCGCAGAAACCCAAGGTCGACGCGTTGGCCAAAGCGGACGATCCGCAGCAACCGTCGAGCCATACCGACCTGAAACAGGCGGTCAAGGACATTAGCGAATTCATCCAGGCTGCCCAGCGCAAACTGGATTTTTCCATTGATGACAGCACCCACCAGGTGGTGGTCAAGGTCATCGCAACCGAAAGTGGCGAAGTGATTCGCCAGATCCCTTCGGAAGTTGCACTGAAACTCGCGCAAAGCCTTCATGATGCCAGCAGCGTGCTATTTGACGCCAAGGTCTAA
- a CDS encoding flagellin, whose translation MALTVNTNLASLTVQNNLNKASSALQTSMQRLSSGLKINSAKDDAAGLQIAGRLTSQINGLGVAIKNAGDGNSIAQTAEGAMQQSTNILQTMRSLALSSANGSLSADDRKSNQAQYAALTSELTRIASTTTFGGRNLLDGSFGTTAFQVGANANQTINMSLGNVSASNIGSQQLLSNAPTPGGGIAGGKITVTGGGQVSDELTIDAKASAKDIAAQLNGAVGGLQATASTEAKFTLPTTFPTTSPSGAFTLTVGSGATAPKVSFTGITSASDLAGQLNSNAAKLGISVNFDQSTGSLSIKSDSGENFTFSAADAGGATIGVQTKGGDGKFGAAANLSTTADVIATGAVALNSSSSYSLSGTGVPGVFGDGTATAVNSGKVVVSNTDVTTAANAQSAVDVLTQALSTIDSQRADLGAVQNRFDNTIANLQSISDNSTAARGVIQDVDFASETAQLTKQQTLQQASTAILSQANQLPSAVLKLLQ comes from the coding sequence CAGCGCCAAAGACGATGCGGCCGGCCTGCAAATCGCCGGTCGTCTGACCAGCCAAATCAACGGCCTGGGCGTTGCCATCAAGAACGCCGGTGACGGTAACTCCATCGCGCAAACTGCTGAAGGCGCGATGCAGCAATCCACCAACATCCTGCAGACCATGCGTTCCCTGGCCCTGTCGTCCGCTAACGGCTCCCTCAGCGCTGATGACCGCAAGTCGAACCAGGCTCAGTACGCTGCTCTGACTTCTGAATTGACCCGTATCGCTTCTACCACCACTTTCGGTGGTCGTAACCTGCTGGACGGTTCTTTCGGTACTACCGCTTTCCAAGTGGGCGCCAACGCCAACCAGACCATCAACATGAGCCTGGGCAACGTATCGGCCAGCAACATTGGTTCGCAGCAGTTGTTGTCCAATGCTCCGACACCAGGCGGCGGTATTGCAGGCGGCAAAATCACCGTTACCGGTGGTGGCCAGGTATCTGATGAGCTGACCATTGACGCAAAAGCCTCGGCCAAGGATATCGCTGCTCAGTTGAACGGCGCAGTCGGTGGCCTGCAGGCTACCGCTAGCACCGAAGCCAAGTTCACGTTGCCTACTACCTTCCCGACGACCTCCCCAAGCGGTGCCTTCACCCTGACAGTCGGTAGCGGTGCCACTGCTCCTAAAGTTTCGTTCACCGGCATCACCAGCGCTTCTGACCTTGCCGGCCAACTGAACTCCAACGCCGCCAAACTGGGCATCAGCGTTAACTTCGATCAGTCGACCGGTTCTCTGTCGATCAAGTCCGACTCGGGTGAGAACTTCACCTTCTCCGCAGCTGACGCTGGTGGTGCGACCATCGGTGTTCAGACCAAAGGCGGCGATGGCAAGTTTGGCGCCGCAGCAAACCTGTCTACTACTGCTGACGTGATTGCCACCGGCGCTGTAGCCTTGAACTCCAGCTCCAGCTACTCCCTGTCTGGCACCGGCGTTCCCGGCGTGTTCGGTGACGGAACTGCAACCGCTGTCAACTCGGGCAAAGTCGTGGTCAGCAACACTGACGTGACCACCGCTGCCAACGCACAAAGCGCTGTTGACGTGCTCACTCAGGCCCTGTCGACCATCGACTCCCAGCGTGCTGACCTCGGTGCTGTACAAAACCGTTTCGACAACACCATCGCCAACCTGCAGAGCATCTCGGACAACTCCACCGCTGCTCGTGGCGTGATCCAGGACGTTGACTTCGCTTCTGAAACTGCTCAGTTGACCAAGCAACAAACCCTGCAACAGGCTTCCACCGCGATCCTGTCCCAGGCGAACCAACTGCCGTCCGCTGTACTGAAGCTGCTTCAGTAA